In Chitinivibrionia bacterium, the DNA window AAACAACCCGTCGTTTTCGGAATTAGAATACGAATACAGAGCGCAGAGAGAGCGTGTCAGCTTTGAATTTTTGCACTTACATCCTTTCGCGATTGATTTGTCTGCGGACGCGTTGAATGACAATGCGCTTCTTGCGCATTACAATGCCAACATTGCTGACTTTGCCACTGAAGAAGTAGTCATATTGAACTTTGTAAGATTTCCCAAAACTCCGACATCGAGAGACGAAGAAATGATTAGACGAGAACTCAGAGATATAAGAGCGAGCATTTTGGCGCAATACGCAACTTTTGCAGACGAAGCGGCAGCAGAAAGCGATGATGTCGGTAGTGCTAGAAACGGCGGGGAGCTCGGTTGGTTCGGCAGAGGCAGAATGGTAGGCGAATTTGAAAACGTCGCATTTTCGACCCCTGAGGGCGATATTTCGCAACCGTTCAGAACGCAATTCGGTTATCATATTGTAATGGTGGACAGCATCAGAAGAGAAGACGGACAAATTACTGAAGTAAAAGCAAGACATATTCTAAAAAATATTATGGCTGGCGCAGAAACACTTGACAGCATAGAAGCGCTTGCTTCAAGCCTGCTTAATTCAGCGGAAAGCGGCGAGAATTTTGCAGACGCGGCAATGCGACTTTCACTTGCACTCGGCACAACACTTCCGTTCGGCAGAGGCGAAACGCCGTCGGGCATAGGTAATCTTTCGGGTTTGGGTCATTTTGTTTTTGACAGAGACACAAGAGCAGGCGATGTCGGCGAGTTGTTTGAAACAGAAGACGCGTTTTTTGTAGTGCAATTACAAGCAAGAATACCCGCAGGAACGATGCCGTTTGAACACGTAAGAGCAAGAATAAGGGATATTGTGTCGGATTCGCTTCGCGTACAAAACTCAAGAAGCTACCTTGCAGAAGTCGCAGGCAGAATAGGCGAAATGTCATTTGAAGAATTCGCCGAAACAAACGACATACTCACCGCAGGCTCGGCGCAATCAATAACAAGA includes these proteins:
- a CDS encoding peptidylprolyl isomerase, with protein sequence MLTWMRKWTPIIMIVALVGFMLTIFLEWGMGLENVPGRRGQTVGKIGRDYVGIREFSQILERERHARRMQGQRMDDEGQLPMQVWESFVNETITSLIVQRLGLTATDEEVYLYLLNNPLPEFAQSEFFQTNGRFDMETYLAFINNPASWDNPAMVQIEQYVRNVLVPISKLNAIIESANNPSFSELEYEYRAQRERVSFEFLHLHPFAIDLSADALNDNALLAHYNANIADFATEEVVILNFVRFPKTPTSRDEEMIRRELRDIRASILAQYATFADEAAAESDDVGSARNGGELGWFGRGRMVGEFENVAFSTPEGDISQPFRTQFGYHIVMVDSIRREDGQITEVKARHILKNIMAGAETLDSIEALASSLLNSAESGENFADAAMRLSLALGTTLPFGRGETPSGIGNLSGLGHFVFDRDTRAGDVGELFETEDAFFVVQLQARIPAGTMPFEHVRARIRDIVSDSLRVQNSRSYLAEVAGRIGEMSFEEFAETNDILTAGSAQSITRRQFVPSVGRDNRTLAAAFRLPINTISSPIICDNGAFIIRVSERDAVRAMPADAPEIAVIRNQLRSEAARIAYQQWFEAMKRQIGVIENVREFYY